The Abditibacteriaceae bacterium genome includes a region encoding these proteins:
- a CDS encoding competence protein CoiA family protein → MSKTQKVEPRWVIVDGQLHDVSDFAGLEKKDRPEAICPICELPVVLKLGSINVHHYAHRTEAACVASLSETALHLNTKFHLYRELRAAGPSEIVLEQPCQWCDEKYQRHVWLENWDDVRVEYRMDSIRPDIALLCEGRVIGALEVLVTHAVDDRKIAYFEEQGISWLEFSARPDMYESPDAWTKAKPLPLMRWELPYPAWSCEECALKKEQERQERQQEEERRRKYNERIEREEQERLQFLRDNVVYVAMMFDIYFTSGKKYREIFYVKKRFRDGSWIRSWVENEDHKVLFAVEHPEGDVAGNRALQKIKRWVGVHHAELKSKGHMVEIAADWTKWVDCQKFIARDIARYPFKFFWDENLRRWQVAKARHTKPRRFNRWDW, encoded by the coding sequence ATGTCAAAAACCCAGAAAGTGGAGCCGAGGTGGGTGATAGTTGACGGCCAGCTTCATGACGTGTCAGATTTTGCAGGACTAGAAAAAAAGGACAGGCCGGAAGCGATTTGCCCGATCTGCGAACTACCAGTAGTTCTCAAACTCGGCTCCATCAATGTCCATCATTACGCGCACCGCACAGAAGCTGCATGCGTTGCGTCCCTATCCGAAACGGCTTTACATCTCAACACAAAGTTTCATCTGTACAGAGAACTGAGGGCCGCAGGCCCGTCAGAGATTGTGCTTGAACAGCCGTGCCAGTGGTGTGATGAGAAATACCAGCGCCACGTCTGGCTGGAAAATTGGGACGACGTGCGGGTCGAGTATCGAATGGATAGTATCCGTCCTGACATTGCCTTACTATGCGAAGGACGAGTGATTGGCGCGCTGGAAGTCCTTGTGACCCATGCCGTGGACGACCGCAAAATCGCCTATTTCGAGGAACAGGGAATATCATGGCTGGAATTCTCGGCTCGTCCCGATATGTACGAATCACCTGATGCTTGGACGAAAGCGAAGCCACTGCCGCTTATGCGTTGGGAACTGCCTTATCCAGCGTGGTCTTGTGAAGAATGTGCCCTCAAAAAAGAGCAGGAACGTCAGGAAAGACAACAGGAAGAAGAACGTCGTAGGAAATATAACGAGCGTATAGAACGTGAAGAACAGGAGCGGCTGCAATTCTTACGAGATAATGTCGTCTACGTTGCGATGATGTTCGACATCTACTTCACCAGTGGCAAAAAGTACCGCGAAATCTTCTACGTCAAGAAACGATTCAGAGATGGCTCGTGGATTCGATCATGGGTTGAGAACGAAGATCACAAAGTCTTATTCGCGGTTGAGCATCCAGAAGGCGATGTAGCCGGTAATAGAGCATTGCAGAAGATCAAGCGATGGGTCGGCGTGCATCACGCTGAACTGAAATCAAAAGGACACATGGTTGAGATCGCCGCTGATTGGACGAAGTGGGTAGATTGCCAGAAATTCATTGCCCGCGACATCGCTCGTTATCCATTCAAATTCTTTTGGGATGAAAATTTGAGACGATGGCAGGTAGCGAAGGCGCGGCACACAAAGCCACGGAGATTCAATAGATGGGACTGGTAA
- a CDS encoding DEAD/DEAH box helicase family protein produces the protein MSYFSDNYSQIRFPVQGHTEHGLRNAQRGAIWSIGAHFSQNTGAALISLPTGAGKTGVLMMTPYVLFARRVLVVTPSRLVRSQIVTDFSGLLTLRKADIVIKGTPSPQVREIEEKISSVEEWNNLSECDVVVATPNSISPQIEGIAPPPAELFDLLLVDEAHHSAAETWNSLLEAFPQARRVLFTATPHRRDKKEIKATLVYNYSLRQAHDDKIFGAIKFVPVSMPAGTSDTDKKQNETSRDVATARKTEEVFLADRAEGLDHCLMVRTDFKTRARELQEIYNQNTSLRLKSINSDMSLSTIKKTIEQLRGRELDGIICVNMLGEGFDFHNLKIAAIHAPHKSLESTLQFIGRFARTNAANLGVAKFIADPDSEVGGEMKVLFDENPTWQTLIANLSEIRIGHEQEVRAGIDAFEPDIYDFSSTRELSLYSLKPFCHAKIYRVPPDVMLDLSGNIEAPLGLEIIYRRSVGDGAATVFITRDVSFPKWSASKTFPKAEHDLFLMYFHKKSGLLFLNATRRHTAIYENLATQLTQGNHRMLTVACLNRVLLDMETASFTNIGMKSRVQNNSLESYRIVSGSNGQSAITPTDGLSYHRGHIHAHLRTSAGNSNVGYSSSSKVWSQAYLQIPLLLQWCRRLADKMARNEKVVTNTNLDNLAVGIEVTKIPGVVLCAEWDSSIYSKSTSLVYSLASGQKREINFLDLDLSVNRERSSSEVAIFKIDAGEALFEIGFSPSAFPHFWVVDGERYEVRRGQETMPVAAYLNNNWLHLYLDDFSRMCGSEWLENPAGTISPFDSKRIEAIEWHKHKVLMTREFRTPDTPSDGYDSIHEYLDKRLRQEAPDVAIYDHRTGEIADFITLHETPDEICVRLYHCKKSGGDKEGDRVDDVYEICGQVIKSIMWLHSRNKLADKIRERLLGGSRFICGNRTILKSRLANLGVKKTRFVVVLVQPGISRTQSTDKIWHLLAAADDYVRRVQGAPIEIYASE, from the coding sequence ATGTCTTATTTCTCCGACAACTATTCTCAGATTCGATTCCCTGTTCAAGGCCATACAGAGCATGGTCTAAGGAATGCGCAACGTGGTGCCATTTGGAGCATCGGGGCACATTTCTCACAGAACACAGGTGCTGCTTTGATTTCGCTGCCTACGGGAGCGGGCAAAACGGGCGTTCTCATGATGACACCTTATGTCCTGTTCGCAAGGCGTGTACTGGTGGTGACCCCAAGTCGCCTAGTCCGCAGTCAAATTGTTACTGACTTCTCCGGACTCCTCACATTGCGTAAAGCGGACATCGTAATTAAAGGGACGCCATCCCCGCAGGTGCGAGAAATTGAAGAAAAAATTTCGAGTGTCGAGGAATGGAACAATTTGTCTGAGTGCGATGTCGTAGTCGCGACTCCTAACTCGATCAGTCCACAGATCGAAGGCATAGCGCCACCGCCGGCGGAATTGTTCGATCTGCTGTTAGTTGATGAAGCCCACCATAGTGCCGCTGAAACGTGGAATAGCCTGCTCGAAGCATTTCCCCAAGCGCGCAGAGTCCTTTTTACTGCAACGCCTCATCGCCGAGACAAGAAAGAAATAAAAGCGACGCTCGTCTATAACTACTCTTTGCGTCAGGCGCATGACGATAAAATTTTTGGGGCCATCAAATTTGTTCCTGTTTCGATGCCTGCCGGGACCTCTGACACCGACAAAAAACAGAACGAAACGTCTCGTGACGTTGCGACTGCGCGCAAAACAGAAGAGGTGTTTTTAGCCGACAGAGCCGAAGGGCTTGATCACTGCCTCATGGTTCGCACTGATTTCAAGACCCGCGCCAGAGAGTTGCAGGAAATTTATAACCAGAATACGTCACTGCGTCTCAAGTCGATAAATAGTGACATGTCGCTGTCCACGATCAAAAAGACAATCGAGCAACTGCGCGGGCGTGAACTCGACGGGATTATTTGCGTGAATATGCTGGGAGAAGGATTTGATTTTCACAATTTAAAGATCGCAGCCATTCACGCGCCCCATAAATCTCTTGAATCCACACTACAATTCATTGGTCGCTTTGCTCGCACTAATGCGGCCAATCTTGGAGTCGCAAAGTTCATCGCTGACCCTGACAGTGAAGTGGGGGGCGAAATGAAAGTCCTCTTTGACGAGAATCCCACTTGGCAAACGCTAATTGCCAACTTGTCGGAGATTCGGATCGGCCACGAACAGGAGGTCCGCGCTGGCATTGATGCATTCGAACCAGACATCTATGATTTTTCATCCACCCGTGAACTCTCGCTCTATTCGTTAAAGCCCTTTTGCCATGCCAAGATCTATCGAGTGCCACCCGATGTAATGCTCGATTTAAGCGGTAACATCGAAGCGCCCTTAGGTCTGGAAATTATCTACCGGCGGAGTGTCGGAGACGGTGCTGCGACCGTATTTATCACCCGCGACGTTTCATTCCCGAAGTGGAGTGCCTCGAAGACATTCCCGAAGGCTGAACATGATCTATTTCTTATGTATTTTCATAAGAAATCGGGACTCCTTTTCCTTAATGCGACACGCCGCCACACAGCAATCTACGAGAATTTGGCAACCCAATTAACACAGGGGAACCATCGTATGCTGACAGTGGCTTGCTTAAATCGAGTTTTGCTTGATATGGAGACCGCATCATTCACTAACATTGGAATGAAAAGCCGCGTACAAAACAATAGTCTTGAAAGTTACCGGATTGTCTCTGGCTCTAATGGCCAGAGCGCGATAACACCGACCGATGGATTGTCATATCATCGCGGCCACATCCACGCGCACTTGCGCACGTCAGCCGGAAACTCAAACGTCGGGTATAGCAGTTCGTCCAAGGTTTGGAGTCAAGCTTATTTACAAATCCCTCTATTGTTGCAATGGTGCCGTCGCCTTGCAGACAAGATGGCGCGAAACGAAAAAGTTGTGACTAATACCAATCTGGATAATCTCGCGGTTGGCATTGAAGTCACCAAGATACCGGGCGTCGTCCTGTGCGCGGAATGGGACAGCAGCATCTACTCGAAGTCAACATCGTTGGTCTATTCCCTTGCTTCGGGCCAGAAACGAGAAATCAATTTCCTTGATCTTGATCTTTCGGTGAATCGTGAACGAAGCAGCAGTGAGGTAGCGATCTTTAAGATTGACGCTGGAGAGGCTCTATTCGAAATTGGTTTTTCACCTTCGGCCTTTCCTCATTTTTGGGTAGTCGATGGCGAACGTTATGAAGTAAGGAGAGGGCAGGAAACAATGCCCGTGGCAGCCTATTTAAACAACAATTGGCTTCACCTCTACCTTGACGATTTTTCTCGCATGTGCGGCTCGGAATGGCTTGAAAATCCTGCTGGAACAATCTCGCCCTTCGACTCTAAACGAATTGAAGCCATCGAATGGCATAAGCACAAGGTCTTAATGACGCGTGAGTTTCGGACTCCTGACACCCCCAGCGACGGCTATGACTCCATCCATGAATATCTAGATAAGCGATTAAGGCAAGAGGCACCTGACGTTGCCATTTATGATCACCGGACAGGGGAAATTGCTGACTTTATTACCCTTCACGAAACCCCAGACGAGATTTGTGTGCGGCTCTATCATTGTAAAAAGTCTGGTGGCGACAAGGAAGGTGACCGGGTGGATGACGTCTATGAAATCTGTGGTCAAGTCATCAAATCTATAATGTGGCTCCATAGTCGAAATAAGCTGGCCGATAAAATCAGGGAGCGTTTATTGGGAGGGTCACGCTTTATTTGCGGAAACAGAACCATCCTGAAATCTCGGCTCGCAAATCTTGGTGTCAAGAAAACGAGATTTGTGGTCGTTCTCGTACAACCCGGCATTTCTCGCACACAGTCGACCGATAAGATATGGCACCTGCTGGCGGCAGCGGACGACTACGTGCGGCGAGTTCAAGGTGCCCCCATCGAAATTTACGCTTCAGAGTGA
- a CDS encoding macro domain-containing protein has product MNANVIHGDLLDQEVDAIVNAWNRNIIPWWLLLPQGVSGAIKRQAGLEPFREVANHGPIPLGQAVLTSAGKLPYRAIIHVAGIDGFWRASEYSIRNSVRYAVALAEQEGFRSIAFPVIGSGSGSFSQPKALAIMLDELAGIDAKVRVSIVQYKK; this is encoded by the coding sequence ATGAATGCTAACGTCATTCACGGTGATTTGCTCGATCAGGAAGTCGATGCCATCGTTAACGCATGGAATCGGAATATCATTCCGTGGTGGTTGCTGTTGCCTCAAGGTGTATCTGGCGCAATCAAGCGGCAGGCAGGCTTAGAACCCTTCCGAGAAGTAGCAAATCATGGCCCCATTCCTCTTGGTCAGGCGGTCCTCACATCAGCAGGCAAGCTACCTTATCGAGCCATAATCCATGTCGCAGGCATCGACGGATTCTGGCGTGCATCGGAGTACTCAATCCGTAACTCTGTACGCTACGCCGTGGCACTGGCAGAACAAGAGGGTTTTCGGTCGATTGCATTCCCCGTCATCGGCTCAGGCTCCGGCAGTTTCAGCCAGCCGAAAGCATTAGCCATTATGCTCGATGAATTGGCGGGCATTGACGCCAAGGTACGGGTGAGCATCGTCCAATACAAAAAATGA
- a CDS encoding site-specific DNA-methyltransferase has translation MTAQADFVALLRKMFQIEDLDLDFGIYRVLNQERKIIEDFLDNRLGEITRKALGAADDSQRSTVETELENLAKGARDLGMEPEATPKWKEKKAELDALGTSDALETDVYNGLTDFFGRYYDKGDFLSRPRYRKDVYALPYNGEEVKLHWANRDQYYIKSAQILETFEWKLDDLRVQFQLREASVAENNNKEERRFVLALDENEKPVVTHSDNTLTVFFDFKKVTGGARDLNADAERRLTEWTEGVALVAPILAPFSDKKSHFLHRLNSWTARGSFDFFVHKNLKAFLTRELDFYLKNEVVQLDSLFAGDATQWQKTTLNKAKAVHALGGKIIEFLASLENLQKRLWEKQKWVTQSRLIVPLRLVPQTMVTDVLNNSGQTDEWKALYSVQGEPVSTENLVAWSEPPSLEWAESHGDIAVDSKHFLAEWTRRLWSELSKDHTLDQLWNGVLWNADNFAALNVMRKRFAETIQCVYIDPPYNTGSDGFLYKDAYQHSSWLSMMQDRLELTQHLMTPDAICCVTVDDHEVHRADMVMGSVFGEENRAACAPWKSEASGGKEKTGLRTGHEYVLIYHNGDNSNISQSESSTGDLNREDKWGSYRKGRELRKWGGDSLRQDRPGQWYGLPTPDGSIAFPYRNDGKEGHWRWGQNNPEIVIAKGEPDVFHWELAPFDSNVSIDGNTHRWVPYVKIRQESKTVGWTTWLDKAGTNADATRVLKELFDIKPFSTPKPVSLYEWLADIINGKDGLFLDHFAGSGTTGHAVINLNRADGDEGQRRFILAEMGRYFDSVLVPRLKKAAFAEKWGEGKPIDYPQRNGVPQTLFVYELESYEDALEHLASAIAEKGQPAFDVPDDDFTVRYALSVNTRDGELPLADELFQAPFAMEMRVGNGDGSTVDNNTTPNGNPPASRKVKLDAISTFNWLSGLRVHKMWFPDAENPKIAAVCGLTPDDRAVVVVWRHLRDETYETADAALWEFWQNDEILKSWRENHDVKTVYINGDSTLWRSQTESENWLCEPLESTFRNLMFASSPTTGALSGEML, from the coding sequence ATGACTGCTCAGGCTGATTTCGTCGCGCTGCTGCGCAAAATGTTTCAAATTGAAGACCTTGATCTCGATTTCGGTATTTATCGTGTTCTCAATCAAGAGCGAAAAATCATCGAAGATTTTCTGGACAACCGTCTGGGCGAAATCACTCGTAAGGCACTGGGTGCCGCCGACGATTCACAACGGAGTACGGTCGAAACTGAACTCGAAAACCTTGCCAAAGGCGCTCGCGATTTAGGAATGGAGCCGGAAGCAACGCCCAAGTGGAAAGAAAAGAAGGCTGAACTCGATGCGTTGGGAACATCCGATGCTCTCGAAACCGATGTTTATAATGGGCTGACCGATTTCTTCGGGCGCTATTATGACAAGGGCGATTTCCTTTCACGCCCGCGCTACCGCAAAGATGTTTACGCTCTGCCTTACAACGGCGAAGAAGTGAAGCTGCACTGGGCCAACCGAGATCAATACTACATCAAAAGCGCCCAGATTCTGGAAACTTTCGAATGGAAGTTAGACGACCTACGGGTGCAATTCCAGTTGCGCGAAGCCAGCGTCGCTGAGAATAACAACAAGGAAGAGCGTCGTTTCGTTCTTGCACTCGATGAGAATGAAAAACCCGTTGTAACACACAGCGATAACACGCTAACGGTCTTCTTTGATTTCAAGAAAGTCACGGGCGGCGCACGCGATCTGAATGCCGATGCAGAACGGCGATTAACCGAATGGACGGAAGGCGTCGCGCTTGTCGCACCCATTCTCGCGCCGTTCAGTGACAAGAAATCGCACTTCTTGCATCGTCTTAATTCTTGGACAGCACGTGGCTCGTTCGATTTCTTCGTCCATAAGAATCTCAAAGCCTTTCTCACACGAGAACTCGATTTCTATTTGAAAAATGAAGTCGTGCAACTCGATTCGCTTTTCGCAGGCGATGCCACTCAATGGCAGAAGACGACGCTCAACAAAGCGAAGGCAGTTCACGCTCTGGGTGGGAAAATCATCGAGTTCCTTGCAAGTCTTGAAAACTTGCAAAAACGGCTCTGGGAAAAGCAAAAATGGGTCACGCAAAGCCGTCTCATTGTGCCACTCCGCCTTGTTCCTCAAACGATGGTCACTGACGTACTCAATAACAGCGGACAGACCGACGAATGGAAGGCTCTTTACAGCGTGCAGGGTGAGCCGGTTTCAACAGAAAATCTCGTCGCGTGGAGCGAGCCGCCGTCTCTGGAATGGGCCGAGTCGCACGGTGACATTGCTGTGGACAGTAAACATTTTCTGGCTGAGTGGACGCGACGCTTGTGGAGTGAACTATCCAAAGACCACACTCTCGATCAATTGTGGAACGGCGTTTTATGGAATGCTGACAACTTCGCCGCCTTAAACGTGATGCGAAAGCGGTTTGCCGAAACCATCCAGTGTGTCTATATCGACCCTCCTTACAACACAGGTAGTGATGGGTTTCTTTATAAAGATGCCTACCAGCATTCAAGCTGGCTCTCCATGATGCAAGATAGGCTGGAATTAACCCAACACTTAATGACCCCTGACGCAATATGTTGTGTCACAGTTGATGACCATGAAGTACATCGTGCTGACATGGTTATGGGGTCTGTATTCGGTGAGGAAAATCGTGCTGCGTGTGCACCGTGGAAGTCTGAGGCAAGTGGTGGGAAAGAAAAAACTGGATTAAGAACAGGACACGAATATGTCCTCATCTATCACAATGGTGATAACTCTAATATTTCACAATCCGAATCAAGCACTGGCGATTTGAACAGGGAAGATAAATGGGGCAGTTACCGGAAGGGGCGTGAGTTACGCAAATGGGGTGGTGATTCATTACGTCAGGACAGGCCCGGCCAATGGTATGGTCTACCAACACCGGATGGCAGCATAGCCTTTCCATACCGCAATGATGGAAAGGAAGGACATTGGCGCTGGGGCCAAAACAATCCAGAGATTGTAATTGCCAAAGGTGAGCCTGATGTTTTCCACTGGGAATTAGCGCCCTTTGATTCAAATGTTTCCATTGATGGTAATACACATCGCTGGGTGCCTTACGTAAAAATTCGACAAGAGAGTAAGACTGTCGGATGGACGACTTGGCTGGACAAGGCTGGAACAAACGCTGACGCGACACGAGTTCTGAAAGAACTGTTCGATATCAAACCTTTTAGTACGCCCAAGCCAGTGTCCCTTTATGAGTGGCTCGCCGACATTATAAATGGGAAGGACGGCCTATTCCTTGACCATTTTGCCGGTAGCGGCACCACGGGGCACGCAGTTATCAATCTCAATCGTGCAGATGGCGACGAGGGCCAGCGTCGATTTATCCTTGCAGAGATGGGGCGCTATTTCGATTCAGTGTTAGTGCCACGCCTAAAAAAGGCTGCATTCGCTGAAAAATGGGGTGAAGGGAAACCGATTGATTACCCGCAGCGTAATGGCGTTCCGCAAACACTATTCGTGTATGAACTTGAATCCTATGAAGATGCGCTCGAACACTTAGCGAGTGCTATCGCTGAGAAAGGGCAGCCTGCTTTTGATGTTCCTGATGATGATTTCACTGTGCGCTATGCGCTCTCTGTAAACACCCGTGACGGAGAATTGCCACTCGCAGACGAATTATTCCAAGCGCCCTTTGCAATGGAAATGCGTGTTGGAAACGGAGATGGGAGTACGGTCGATAATAACACTACTCCCAACGGAAACCCACCAGCCAGTCGCAAGGTGAAGCTCGATGCCATCTCCACGTTTAACTGGTTGTCAGGGTTGCGGGTTCATAAGATGTGGTTCCCTGATGCGGAAAACCCGAAGATCGCGGCTGTTTGCGGATTAACGCCCGATGATCGTGCGGTTGTTGTCGTGTGGCGTCATCTGCGGGATGAAACCTATGAGACAGCGGATGCTGCACTCTGGGAATTCTGGCAGAACGACGAAATTCTCAAATCATGGCGTGAGAATCACGACGTGAAGACTGTTTATATCAACGGGGATTCGACGCTATGGCGTTCGCAAACAGAAAGTGAAAACTGGCTCTGCGAACCGCTCGAAAGCACTTTCCGCAATTTGATGTTTGCATCGTCACCAACAACAGGGGCGCTCAGTGGGGAGATGCTTTAA
- a CDS encoding helix-turn-helix transcriptional regulator encodes MADSFRKSIHSPEFKAFQRELRAARERAGVSQNELARRLQTNQGHISKIEQGDLRVDMAQVLAICRAIGVPFMDLMQAFITTVCTENEATPQ; translated from the coding sequence ATCGCTGATTCGTTCCGTAAATCAATTCATTCGCCAGAGTTCAAGGCGTTTCAACGGGAACTTCGTGCTGCGCGAGAGCGGGCGGGGGTGTCTCAGAACGAATTGGCGCGTCGTCTTCAGACGAATCAAGGCCACATTAGTAAAATCGAGCAAGGCGACTTGCGTGTTGACATGGCACAAGTGCTGGCGATTTGTCGCGCGATAGGCGTGCCCTTTATGGATTTAATGCAGGCGTTTATTACGACAGTCTGCACAGAGAATGAAGCGACCCCGCAATAA
- a CDS encoding DUF4417 domain-containing protein: MAIPTFRALAATRKTQLDAVGLRRRFMLRDDAEVIGISVAQDPPLERYWRYRNKHDLPKRIAEWNLSALTVPNFSYFTDAPPWHTLWNFHRMLKVAEEFSVQGIPIVPHVNCLEDNHRRAWAAVLREQPHLKFVAKEFQTGSKRSDMADEAFSDLCQLQAEVGRPLHPIIIGGIRLWNRLRENFDDFTVVDSKPFMMTTHRQEILDAPDGVIRTKPHPLPRGAFLDELWQLNLDRYINALKGRESPQCRECPKRQPILQVTDRELQNAFGMRAATS, translated from the coding sequence GTGGCGATTCCGACCTTTCGTGCCCTTGCAGCAACGCGGAAAACACAGCTTGATGCAGTCGGACTGCGGCGGCGTTTCATGTTACGTGATGACGCCGAAGTGATCGGCATCTCTGTTGCGCAAGACCCGCCCCTTGAACGCTACTGGCGTTACCGCAACAAGCATGATTTACCTAAGCGGATTGCGGAGTGGAATTTATCCGCCTTGACGGTGCCGAACTTTTCTTATTTTACAGATGCCCCACCGTGGCACACACTATGGAATTTCCATCGCATGTTAAAGGTTGCGGAGGAATTTTCAGTGCAGGGAATTCCAATAGTGCCTCACGTAAATTGCCTCGAAGATAATCATCGTCGTGCATGGGCTGCAGTTCTGCGAGAACAGCCGCATTTAAAGTTCGTTGCAAAAGAATTCCAGACCGGCTCGAAGAGGAGTGATATGGCAGATGAAGCCTTTTCTGACCTGTGTCAATTACAGGCGGAAGTGGGACGACCGCTACACCCGATCATCATTGGAGGAATCCGTCTGTGGAACCGTCTACGCGAGAACTTCGATGATTTTACGGTGGTGGACTCAAAACCCTTTATGATGACGACTCACCGACAGGAAATTCTAGATGCGCCGGACGGTGTTATACGCACGAAGCCTCATCCACTGCCACGCGGTGCGTTCTTGGATGAACTCTGGCAACTTAATCTTGATCGGTATATTAATGCTTTGAAAGGCCGCGAGTCCCCACAATGCCGCGAGTGCCCAAAACGTCAGCCGATTTTACAGGTAACTGATAGGGAATTGCAGAACGCTTTCGGAATGAGGGCCGCCACAAGTTAG